AGGGCCTCCTTGCCTGTGCGCTCCCACCTCCCTGTTGTGGgcctctgccacccaggcactccagaggCCAGGGTGTGCACCCCCCGCAGCCGGGAGTAGTggcggtggggagggagggctgggggacTCAGAACTTGCACCAACATGGTTTGGGGCCTGTGCTGACCTGGGGCCACACACGAGGGGCCTTCGGTCATGTTTGCTGAGCACAAACATCCTTCTCAGGGGGACCTGGACTCCAGAGTCAAGTTCACGGTTCTGGGGTTTCCCGGGGCAGGTCCTCCCCACACATGCCTTTCCCCAGAGCTCCTGGACCCACAGAGCCATTTCCTCAGAAGTAGGGCAACATCCTGGGCTTCTGGAGAGTGGGCAGCCTTCTGTCTCAGGGTAGGGCCTCCCTGGTGACAATCCCCTGGGCCCCTCTGTCTTTCTCGGTGGTTCCTCTTTGCCCCGCGTAAAAGCTCGTAATTCCACTTCTTCATCTGGCCTCTGGTGCTGGATATGGGAGGGCCAGCAAGCAGAGGTCTGGCCCTATGGTTATGGGGAGCATAAAGTGGactgggccgggggggggggggcggcggtcTGTGCCAATGCAGGAGCACTTTTCTCTCCCAGCTCACCCTGCTCAGAAGAGCCATGCTGGTCCCTTCCCAGTAAGCTGGGGGCTGGACCTGTGGAGACACAGTCTCCCAGATCTGTGACCCCAGTCTGCTTCCTTGCTGACCCTGGAGGCCCCCCAGAATCGCCATCTATAAAAGAGGGCCTGGCACCAGTGATCTTGGGGCACCCAGGCCCAGGGTGGGAAGAAAAATCACCCCGCAATGGTCAGGGACAGAAAGGTGTTTCTGCATGATGCAATTCACAGTTGCTAGGGAAGAAACGAgctttccagggtgcctgggtggctcagttgtctgcctttggctcaggtcatgatgggggggggtgtcctgggatctagcccccccctcaggctcccagctcagcagggagtctgcttctccctctgcccttccccctgctcacacactctttcaaatgaataaacaaactagCTTTCCAGATGAATGcagtgtaaaaaaacaaaattcaactctGTACATTTGAAGACTTAATTAGCTTTGTTAAGCGATTCAGGAACCAGATGGCCCCCCAAGTAGCAAGTAGATGGGAGCTCCCAGGGGtagtacaaaatggaaggtttgtATAGAAGAGGGAGAAGGTCATTTTAAGGAGAAGGTCGTTTATTACAATCCAGTAAAACCCTTGtcctgagacccttcagatgCATGTCGGTGGGTCATACGCTTGGGCGATGATTGCCAACATGGATCTTGGGGGGTAGAGATGAAGGAAGTTTCTAAAAGAATTTTGTATGTCCCAGTAGACTGACAGGATCCTGGGCCTGGGCTAGGCTTGCCTTTTGCCCTCAGTATCAACATCGAGGCACCTGAGCTCCTGGAGGAATGTCACTCGACCTGTTTCAACTTCTCAGTGGGCTGTAGGTAGTTTTTCTTTGTAACAGCAGTTTCTGTTAAACGTTTAAGAGTGAAGAGCTGGTCTGGGAAGTTAGCCGCGTCCCGTCGTGTCACCACCATGCATCTCCTATTGAGGGGAGCGAGCTGCTTAGTGACCTTCATCCCTGCATTTCTTCcacctgtgttcactctaccagTGATAAtctaaccacttttttttttttaatgcctacaAAGATCTCCACCAAGAGAGGTCTTTGAGTGACCTTGCCTTGACTTTTGCAATGATTTTGAATacaaaatgttggaaaaaaacCACACACTCATCACTAAAATGTTCTAGGGTGGGGGAGAAGCATCCTGTTTCAGCAGGGAAGGTGACTGTGCTTTGAGAAGGCCAGGGAGGACCAGCGCTCCGCAGGTGCTGCACTGGCACCCCGCGCCCCGGCTCCAGGGAAGCCCTGTCCTAGAGAGCACAGGCCGGCACCTCCTGGGCCCCTCCTGGCCCCACGCCGGGCCCCTTTCTGTGCCAGGTCTTCAGCCAAGAGGGTCTGGCAGCCTCTCCCGTTCGTCAGGCTGCTTGGTGCCCGCTCTGTGATCCTGCCTTGTCCTTGGGCCCAATCTGTCTCCCACTTGCCTCACCACCGCGGCTGTAGCAAGAGTCAGGAAGTCCCCTCCCCATCCTGACGCCTGACCCAAGTTCCTCATCCCTGCTCAGACGGGTAAGCCCTGGCCTGCCTGCGGCCAGAATCCCCCCAACCTGTCTGCCTCCTCAGTAATCTCCCACTCTGTGACCCCCCACTGACTCTGCTCCTGGGCATCCCTGCCAGCTCTGCTGTGGGTGGGCGCTGAGCCAGTGTCCCCAGTGTTGGGATAGTCATGAGCCCTGTTGCAACAGCCCTGAACACTTACTTCCCTTTCACCAACTGTCCCCACAAGGCCTCTGACACCCTTTTGTGGTGCTGCCGAGGCTCCAGGCCTCAGGATTCCCTCTGGAGGCTCCCCCTAGCTCCCTCCATCTGCTGGGGACCCGGAGTCTCATCCTAAGAGGGACTTGCCCAGCACAGCAGAGTGGGCTGACCATATCTGCTCCCAAATGACCACCTACGGGGCCACGCTGAGCCTCCCCTGCAGGAGACCTGGGAAAGGCAACGTGTCCAAACGAGAAAGGACTGGTGGAAGACGGGCTGCTCCCCACCAGTGCCAGGCTGGGGCTGAGCCCGCTGCATGGAAATGGCTTCATCTCCCTTCCACCGACCTCCAAGCTCTGTCCAGGGGCTCCCTCTGCCAGGCCCTGCAGGCATCTCCAGCAACAGCCCCGTGACCTATGCCACCTCTGGGGAGCGAGGGAGGGGCAACTCTGTGCTCCCAGAGTCCTGGCTTGGTCACAACCTGGCACCGTCCATCAGGAAACAGAGACAGCCTTCAGGTCTGGAAATCACACGGCCCCccaagccccccgcccccagcatgGCACAGGGAGATAGTAAGAACAGGCAGGGGTTTCTGAGGAGCCTGGCAGGGCAGGCCAGGGTGGCCCTTCACCTGCTTGGGGGGCTAGCAGTGTCTGCTGTGGGTTTGGGGAGCGGGACTGAGGCACCTGTCCTCTGCGTGCTCCGTGGGGTGTTCTGCACAGCACTGCAGGAGCAAAATCCTGCTCTTTCTGCCATTTCCTCAGGCGGCCTTCCTCATGCTGGGCCCCTGAGTGCCAGGCCCGCCTCCGCCACTGCATGGGGCCAGATGTAACCGGATAGGACTGCTCCATCCATTCCTTGCTCATTTAACAAATGCTCGCCAGGCACACCCCTCCTCCACAGACCCCCTTGTCCCCTGACCCTTGCTCAGTAAATCAGTGATGAATGACCCCAAGACACACGGAAGCACAGGGAAATATGGGTGCCCTGAGGTGCAGGCTGGGGGGAGGCTTCGGACAGGAAGTCTCTGTGATGCATTTCTTCAGAAGTGAGCAATGCAGaacggggaggggcagggcagggtttGCTGCTTGGTCCAGCCCGCTGGTCGCACCCTCTGTCAATAGAGGCTGGCCTTTATAAAGCTCCAGAAAGCCTCTGGGGAACGTTTCCTCCGTCACACCAGCTCCCAGGGGGAAGGTGGGTCCACATCCAGCACCATGACCGAACTGGAGACCGCCATGGGCATGATCATTAGCGTCTTCGCCCGGTACGCAGGGGTGGAGGGCAGCAAGCAAAGCCTGACCAAGGGGGAGCTGAAGGTGCTCATGGAGAAGGAGCTCCCAGGCTTCTTGCAGGTGAGGGCCCACGGAGAGGGTCAGGGAGGACAGTGGGAGCACTGACCTGGTGGGGGCacgtggggagggcagggaggacagTGGGCCGGAGGGCAGGGAAGGCCCAAAGGGCTGCATGGCTGAACTGCCCTCCACCAGGGCTAGAGCCTCTGGAAGgaggagcccccccaccccaggaatgGATCGGCTGCCCTGGGGGAGAGCCAGGAGCAGGTGTGGCTCCTGGGTCAGTCCTTGAAACCTGGAGTTGGAGCAGCAGTTCACTTGCTGCCAGAGTgggggggagcccagggggaGAGGGTGCCAGCCTGAACTGGGCTGCAGGACTGGGGGGGATCCAGGACCCACGGTGAGGTTGGGTGTGCTGGCCCCTCACAGCTGCACCCCTCTGAGGCTGCTGGCCACAACCACTCCTGCTGTCCTGTCTGCTCTGGCCGTCCTCCCAGCATTCCCGGGCCTGGTGTTAGTGGGGCTGACGGGGGTACAGACGCGAGGAGGTCCCACCCTGGCACTTTTCTGCCCAAGGGAGGCCTCCTCCGGGGACCTCAAAAAAGAGGCCCcgccctcctctgcctcctcccttcctgctccCGCTCCTCCTTTCCCCACTATGCTCCTCTCTGTTCTTCACCCTCCAGCTGctctcctgtcccctcctccctcacttcctccccttccatcctcccctcctctccctttccccttgctCACCatccatctcttcctctctgacCGGGAGCTCTCAGCTCCAGCTTCCCTTCTTTCCCACTTCTCCCCTTGCCCTCCTGGCTCCCCTGGAACCCACCAAACCCCACTTAACTGCCCTCTAATGGGTCTACCCTGAGCTGATTCTTAAAAATGGAAGCCTAAAAGTTTCAGTCTTCAATTCAAACACAGTCTTTCAATATGTAAGGGCAGTGAGGATACAGTTCTTTAAATGAAGTTTGTTTTTGTCTACTATAAATACGTGTTTCtggtagaaaatgtaaaaatacagaaatgtggAGGCAAGAAATCCCCACCcaacacactctccctctctcagcctTTTCCCTTTGCAGGAGCTGAAAGCTGATGTGTGTCAAACTCTAGAGATgcagtttaatttctttttgaactTAGAGCAGAGTCTCAAACTCCAGTGCTCACAGAAGGCCcctgcccggggtgggggtgggggactgggCGTGGGGACAGATGCTCTGATAAACTGCCAAGTTTGAGTCTAACCCGTGGGGATTTTAAACCAAAAGTTTGGGgattgcaggaggggcagaggcaagtGGCTTGGGAACACAATTTGAGAACCAGTGGTTAAGGGGGGGATCCTAACGAAGGAACTTGGCAAGAGCAGGGGCTCAGGGCTGCCGTCTCCGGGGTCCAGCTGACACGGAAGCCCAGCCTGGGGTGCAGTCAGAGCTGCCAtactggggggggcggggagctgtTGGCTACAAACCTCAGGAGCCCCAGTGGGTGGCTGTGGGGCACTGGGCCAGGGACACCCCTGCACAGGGTGGTCCTTGGTGAGGCCGCACACTGGGGCAGACTCCCGTAGACTGCCTAGAGCCTtggcatgcacacgcacacacacacaccctgcccaCCACTGCCCCCCCACCGGGGTACCCGGGGAGGGGGAACTCTGTAGCCCCAACTttccctgccacccccccacacaccacaGTGCCCAGGGGCTCTGCAGCCCCAGATTTCCCTGTGTCCGGGCTGGCCCTGAGGATCAGAGGCTCACTGCCTAGGAGGGTGTAGAGCACAGGCCCCCATGTGATCTGGTGAGGTGACGCGGCAAAGCTGGTGGGTACCCCCTCTACAGCATATCAAAACAGGCCAAAGGACACCCTCTCCCCAACTGGCCAGTGAGACACACGCTGCCTCCTGAGCTGCATGACGCAGTTCTGACCGGCCCTAGATCCAAGGGTGGGTCCCAGCAGCTCGCAACTGCCCAGAGCCCCGGGACTCGGGCCTCAGTGCCCCCAACgccctcacccccatcccaccctgcCAGCAGTGGCGCTGACCCCGGCCTCTGTCTCTAGACTAAAAGGGACAGGGACTCCGTGGACAAACTGCTCAAGGACCTGGATGCCAACGGGGATGCCGAAGTGGACTTCAGCGAGTTCATCGTGTTTGTGGCCACGCTCACGGCCGCCTGCCACCAGTACTTCGAGCGGGCGGGGCTCCCCTGATGCCCTGCAGGCTGGCTTCCAGAACCCTCTGGGCCAGCATCAGTAAAATACTTGTGAAAAGCTCCCCGTCTGGTGGAAATGGATTATTTCCTGACCCCttcagcgcccccacccccaacacaatGAGTCCGTGGATTTGTCACTTCGTGCTCCTGCCCAGGGGGGAGATGAAGAGGGTAGGATGCGGGTCAGTGGGTAGGGGGCTACCTCCGGACTGCCCCCCGTGCTCCAGCAGACCGAGGCCCCGCTCCTGCTTCTGCGGGTGGGTCAGCACCCTGAGGGTGCCACCCTGTGCTGGACCCTCAGAAGCCCAGGGGACAGCGGGACAGCCACTCCTCAAACCTCGGAAGCCCGGGGGACAGCAGGCCAGCCACTCCTCAAACCCCCACCCCTCTGTTTCTCCAAATGCATTTTCAAGTCGCAGCTTTTTAACGCACTGATACTAGGTTTGGAGGTTTCGGTTTTTGCCACAAAGGCTGTAAAACACAGTAACAGAGAAGAACTGAATgacaggaggggtgcctgggtggctaagtcggttgAGTCTGACCTCTGCTggggttatgatcccagggtggtgagatcagTCATGGGAGGGGCTCCCCACtgcacagggagtctgcttgtccctccccctgtcccctctcccctATTCGTGCTCCCGCCAATGCACTCGCTGtctaataaaatcttgaaagaaaaaagaaatgtatgacCCGTGAGGATTACAGTCCCTGCTGAACTCTGGCCCTCACGTGTTTTTCTAGCTGCCTGCCACCACGTTTGCAGCATGGGACACTGCCTTTAGAAAGAAAGGAcgccgggtggcgcagcggtttagcgcctgccttcggcccagggtatgatcctggagacctgggatggtggagcctgcttctccctctgcctgtgtctctgcctctctctctctgtctctcatgaataaataagtaaaatcttaaaaaaaaaaaaaaaaaatagaaaggacgTTTAAAAACACGCCCCAGGTGAGGTCGAGGTCGTGGGTGTAAGGCTGGTAACCGGACCTGGTTTTGAGGCGCCCATCACCTTTGCAATACCAGCAGCAGAGGTCTCCCCTCGGCTTTGAAGTCATTCCCACCAGAGCAGAACCCCCGGCCGCACCCCCGGCCGTgctggggcagccctgggaggCGGCACAGGCCCTGGGTAAGCGGCCAGCAGGCGCCCTGACCCCAGCCCAGAGGTCCTGATGCCCCAGGGCTGCGACCCCCCCAGATTCCGGGACATACGAGACCACAGCGCTTAAGCCACATTTAGCCAGTATCAGCCCCAGAACCACCCTGTGGTGCATACTTGTCCTTCGTTCTGTCTGTTCCACATCTGCACCCCTCATTGCTTACGCACCTTGGGCCACAAGTCTGTCTAACCGGTCTGGTTGAAAATACCAGATTCCTGCAACAAGTGTTGTCACATGACCTGGAACCCACCAATCGGAGTCACCCGTGCCTAGTCTGACAAGAGCTAGTGATGCTAAGGGAGGGTTCAAGGAACCAGGTCTACTCAGGCAGGGTAGAGGCAAGGTGTTGGGGCAGAAGCGGGCATGATGAACTGAACCGTCCTGAGCTCAGAGGCAAGGCAAAGTTCCTCTCCGTCCAGTTCTGCAGTGTGGGCTGTTCCTGGAAGCGGCACCCTGAACCTCTTCCTGAGCCCTGGAAACTGCCTTACCTGTCCCGGGTCAGCTTCTGTGCCCCTAGGAACCCTGACCGATTTCGTCCATAAAGCTCTCAAATTCGTTATTTGAAGGCAAAGAATGTGCAACAGCAATAGTTACTGTAatagttaataattttaataactatTCCATATATAATAACACATTACCATATATAATAACAGTAGTGACTTTATTAGTAATTCttaaccaaaaggaaaaaaggcagacttttaaaaggatgaatctggggcagcccaggtggctcagcggtttagcaccgccttcagcccagggcctggtcctggagacctgggattgagtcccgtgtccggctccctgcatggggcctgctttttcctctgcctctgggtctctgcctctgtgtgtctctcatgaataaataaataaaatcttaaaaaaaaagaaagaaaatgtggaaaattaaaaaaaaaaaaaaaaaggatgaatctAGAAAGAACTTCCTGACAAATTCAGAAACATTGCTGGCTTACAGACCTGGTTGCCTTCTGCTGTTCACGATAAATACTGAGTAAAAGATAGAGACTGGTGGCTACATTTCAGAGACAACattgagcttttatttatttatttttttttttaaatttatgatagagagagagagagagagaggcagagagacaggcagagaagcaggctccatgcaccgggagcccgacgtgggattcgatcccgggtctccaggatcgcgccctgagccaaaggcaggcgccaaaccgctgcgccacccagggatcccaacattgaGCTTTTAAAAaggtcttgggacacctgggtggctcagtcagttgagcatcttactcttggtttcagctcaggttgtgatctcagggtcatgagatcaagccccatgtcaggctcagcacagaatctgcttaagattctctctccctctgaccctccaccCTATGCTCActcacactgtctctcaaatgaataaatatttttggtttattttattttattttactcattcatgagagatacagagagagagagagagaaacagagaacacaggcagagggagaagcaggctccatgcagggagccggatgtgggactcgatcccgggactccaggatcaggccctgggccgaaggtggtgctaaactgctgagccacccagggatccccctgaataagtatttttaaaaaataaaaaggtcttTAGCGTTCTTTTATTAATCACTTtagaaatgttctaaatttgGAAACTTATGGAAATCACAAGCTTACAGAAGTTAGAGtacaaagaatttaatttttcagaaGGATCTGAGAATAAGCTGCTGACATGATCCATCAGCCCGAGTACTTGAGTACGACTGTCCCCCACAAGGCACTCTCCTACAGAATCACAGTGCAGCCACTGAGATCAGGAAATGCACATGGACACACGACCACCAGCCCATCTCAAGACCCCATTCAAGTTTTGCCAATTGTTCTAACAGCATCTTTTATAAAGCAAAGGATCACGTTTATAGCAAACACGCCTCACTGCTGCATTTAGTTCTCATGTCTGTTTGGTCTTCTTCAATCAGGAACAGTTCCCCAGTTTCACAGACCTTCGTGACCTTGACACTTTCGATGATTACAGGCTGTTATTTTGTAGAGTTTCCttccatttgagtttatctgatgtttcctcatgactCAGGTCTGAGTTGGCAAGAAGTGATTCTTAAGCACTATCACTGTTACCACCACTGTCTGTTCTGATGACCACACTGCATCCCGTTTGGCAGCGGGGCCCATTCAAGCTGCGCTCTGTGTTCTGACCTATCCCAACCTTGTCTGAACACCCCTTGCTTTCTGTCACAGCAAGGTATCTGGATACATCTTATGCTCTCCCTGCCCTGGCTCTAGAACTGACCATTTCTCCAAGCACTTCTAGTTCCTTTTAGTGGAAAAGTAGTATTTAGAAGGGAAgatgatggggcgcctgggtggtgcattcTGTTAAGCATCTTGGCTTACAGATGCTTGGTGCACTCATGGTCTTGGCTCATGTGGTGAGGTCAGGGtccatcaggctccgcactcagcagggattctgtCTGGGATTCATTCCCTCTGTGTCCCCCGTCCCTCCCTTCTGTGTACatgtgagtgctctctctctctctaaaataaaatagggcacctgcgtggctcagatggttgtgtgtctgacttcagctcaggtcatgatcccatggtcctgggactgagctctgcatcagactccctgcttagcgaggagtccacttctccctctgcccctccgctgcttgtgctctcccaaataaataaaatctttaaaaaataataaataaaaattaaattaaattaaaaagccaaGATCAGAGAGCCAGGTATGCTCATTACTACTGGGGTGTCACTGCTTCCTGCTGCTTCCAATAGGCAGAATGTGAGAATATTTGTGTGTACATTAATTCGTATACACACATTATGGTTCTACATCGttgtataatatatacacagaACCAAAAGTTCACTCAGATACCTCTAACTTCAATCCAATATCACGGAGTTCATTCTGGCattcttttctcatatttctcTCCCACTGCTGGCACCCCTTTTCCTGCATGGAAAACTTTTCCCTGATAAGCCTCTGATCCCTGTGCCAGTCTGACCCTGAATGCACACCCTCTCACCCCTTGGGCTGAGTCACATCACAGGTCTGGCCTCCTCTCTGGATGCCCTCCTTACCCCCTTCAGGCTCTGACAAGCTGCACGGAGTTGTCCCCATGTGTGGctgctcccctcaccccacttggGCTCTGACCCCTGATCACCTTGGGGACTCCTAACCCTGCCTGGGTTTTCATTTCCCAGGTTGGGTttccctccctccagccacaCTCCATAGATGTCTTCACCCTGCTTGGAGGGCTCTGACCCCTATGCCAGGCTGCCCCTCTGTAGGGATGTCCTCTCCACCCTGCCCAGGCTGAGCCCTGACCTGGGCCACTGTGGCTCCCTATTCCTCACCAAGACATCTACATCGGGCTGTTTGAGTGTGTAGTCTGCCCTCATTTGgtgattttatatttacaaacTTGCCCACtcagtaaaatatatttgtagcCCCAAAATCAATACTCGTGGAGCTTTCCTGGTCACTCACTGACATGTACAGCTGAGGGAGAATGACGTGGAACCCTGCCTTCTTGTTTCTGCTCACCTCGTACAAGTGTCTTTCTCACAGTCTGCATTTGGGAAGTGGAGGGGTTGTTGGTGACTTCAGTTTGAAATGGGCTCCAAGCCTAAGTGCTGAAGTTCTTCCCAGCATTTCTAACCACAAAAATAGTGAAGTGCCTTACAGAGAAAACACGTGTGTTAGATAAGATTCCATGAAGCGTGGGTTACAGTGCTGTTGGCTGGGAGTTCAACATTAATGAATCAAAAATATGCTAAATAAGGTATCttcaaacacaaacacacataaaactaggttattttttttaaagattcaa
This sequence is a window from Canis aureus isolate CA01 chromosome 2, VMU_Caureus_v.1.0, whole genome shotgun sequence. Protein-coding genes within it:
- the S100P gene encoding protein S100-P, with protein sequence MTELETAMGMIISVFARYAGVEGSKQSLTKGELKVLMEKELPGFLQTKRDRDSVDKLLKDLDANGDAEVDFSEFIVFVATLTAACHQYFERAGLP